GCTGCATGTACAAAGTTGAAAATATCATAAGGGTCAACCCCAGCAAGTACCAAACTTCCATAGGTAAAGTAAAGCAAGTCAATCAAGGCATCGACTTCTCCAATCAACGGCGCTTCGTCTTTTGCCTTGCGTTTAACCTTTAGGACGGCCTTATCCACATCTGCATGCAGATTTGCTGCAAGTTCGTCAAACTTATCACGATCCCCATTTGCGGAAGCATAGAGGAACTCCACAATTTCTTCGACCTTAAAGCCTGCGCGATAGCCCGCCTCCATCGGGGGAAAAGCACGTGGAATTTCTTGACTTCGACCGTCCATCATTTTATGGAATTCTTTTACTTTATTAAAGTTTTGATCACGTGAAATAAAATTATTACTGCTTGAAAAATCAATAAGTCCATAATGTGCAAGTGCCTTAGCAATCCCGTCATGATTGTTACTCGTCGTGACATGTGTCGCTTTTTCTTTAACAAGATCAGAGGCATTGCCCATCGCGATACCATATTCGACATGTGTCAACATTTCTAAATCATTTTCCGAATCACCAAAGGCCATAACTTGATGTTCATTGAAGCCATAACGCTCGCCAATCATCTTGATACCACGAAGCTTGCCAGAATCACATGGAATCATATCCACAGAGTAGGGATTGCTGCGTGTAATCATCAAATTAGGGAATTCTTTTTCAAGCATTTTCGTTTCTGCTTGAGTCGCGACCATCATGACTTGATAAATAGGCTCACGCAAGATATTTAGAAAGTTGGACTGTGGAACCACACGACGTACGACATGCTTAAAACTGTTTCGCGCAATATCCGATGTCCCTGAAGGTAAAATACCGGAAATAATCCCTGCCATCCGTGTTTCACCAAACTTCAAAAGTTTCGAGCCATTGAC
This window of the Lactococcus garvieae subsp. garvieae genome carries:
- a CDS encoding Cof-type HAD-IIB family hydrolase, whose product is MDIKAVFFDLDGTLFTGTRSVAPSTRVAIDELKRKDILVGIATGRGPAFALPLMEELHLDFAVTYNGQYIFTPKAVLHAEEIDKRTLRKIVRFAKDNHRDISLGAAHGVNGSKLLKFGETRMAGIISGILPSGTSDIARNSFKHVVRRVVPQSNFLNILREPIYQVMMVATQAETKMLEKEFPNLMITRSNPYSVDMIPCDSGKLRGIKMIGERYGFNEHQVMAFGDSENDLEMLTHVEYGIAMGNASDLVKEKATHVTTSNNHDGIAKALAHYGLIDFSSSNNFISRDQNFNKVKEFHKMMDGRSQEIPRAFPPMEAGYRAGFKVEEIVEFLYASANGDRDKFDELAANLHADVDKAVLKVKRKAKDEAPLIGEVDALIDLLYFTYGSLVLAGVDPYDIFNFVHAANMGKIFPDGQPHFDPETHKILKPEDWEEKYAPEGKIERELERQKRIALRKARVREEDKKKK